A window of Caretta caretta isolate rCarCar2 chromosome 13, rCarCar1.hap1, whole genome shotgun sequence contains these coding sequences:
- the LOC142068707 gene encoding olfactory receptor-like protein DTMT, with translation MGHIQIMEKAEGRNQTPIVKFILLGFGNFPELQPLLFLMFLVIFIVTVAGNILIIVLVVTDQHLHIPMYFLLGNLSCLETCYTSTILPRLLASLLTAMIKLSCDDTQTLQLVTFTISAIGTLVPCLLTLTSYICIIATILRIPSTTGRQKAFSTCSFHLIVVSVFYGTLITVYVAPTANTPTVLHKLFSVFYTVLTPMVNPVIYSLRNKEVNESLRKAILKLIASRKGIEP, from the exons ATGGGGCAT ATACAGATTATGGAGAAAGCGGAAGGAAGAAATCAAACACCCATCGTGAAATTCATCCTTTTAGGATTTGGGAATTTCCCTGAGCTGCAGCCCCTTCTCTTTCTCATGTTTCTAGTCATCTTCATTGTGACTGTTGCAGGGAACATCCTCATTATTGTGCTAGTTGTGACTGATCAGCACCTTCACATCCCTATGTACTTCTTactggggaacttgtcctgcttggagacctgctacacctccaccatcctgcccaGGCTGCTGGCCAGTCTTCTGACTG CCATGATTAAGCTGTCCTGTGATGACACCCAGACTCTTCAACTGGTAACATTTACTATCTCTGCCATAGGGACACTTGTGCCCTGTCTACTGACCCTGACATCCTACATTTGTATCATCgccaccatcctgagaatcccttccaccacagggaggcaaaaggccttttccacctgctcctTTCACCTCATTGTGGTTTCAGTTTTCTATGGGACACTGATTACTGTCTATGTGGCTCCAACAGCTAACACTCCCACGGTCCTACACAAACTCTTCTCTGTCTTCTACACAGTCCTGACTCCCATGGTCAATCCtgtcatctacagcctgagaaacaaagaggtcAATGAGTCCCTGAGAAAAGCTATTCTTAAACTGATTGCTTCCAGAAAAGGCATAGAACCTTAA